A single genomic interval of Candidatus Gracilibacteria bacterium harbors:
- the rsmI gene encoding 16S rRNA (cytidine(1402)-2'-O)-methyltransferase produces MLSIISTPIGNLEDITLRALRILKETDYIACEDTRVTGQLLGYYDIPNNGRLMSFHSHSGFSKMDKIIELLKEGKEVALVSDAGTPGISDPGFVLIREAIKEGITVTPVPGASAVLSALVASGIDCHQYLYLGFLPVKKGRQTMLKSLVNKEYTVVVYESVHRIEKTLAELEEYLGGDHYIVVGREITKKFEEFKRGTIAEVREYYKGEGKVKGEFVLVF; encoded by the coding sequence ATGCTCTCCATCATCTCCACTCCCATCGGCAATCTCGAGGATATCACACTTCGTGCACTCCGAATTCTCAAAGAAACTGACTACATCGCCTGTGAAGATACCCGTGTTACAGGACAACTCCTTGGATATTACGATATTCCGAACAATGGGCGACTCATGTCGTTCCATTCACATTCTGGATTCTCGAAGATGGACAAGATCATCGAACTCCTGAAGGAAGGAAAAGAAGTAGCACTCGTCTCCGATGCGGGAACTCCTGGGATTTCTGATCCTGGTTTTGTACTTATCCGTGAAGCTATCAAGGAAGGAATTACGGTCACGCCAGTTCCATGAGCTTCCGCAGTTCTCTCAGCTCTTGTTGCAAGCGGAATAGACTGTCATCAATACCTCTATCTCGGATTCCTCCCTGTGAAGAAGTGACGCCAGACGATGCTAAAATCTCTGGTGAATAAAGAATATACCGTCGTCGTGTATGAATCAGTGCATCGTATCGAGAAAACTCTCGCAGAACTCGAGGAATATCTCGGATGAGATCATTATATCGTCGTCGGTCGAGAGATTACGAAGAAATTCGAAGAATTCAAACGAGGAACTATTGCAGAAGTGAGAGAATATTATAAGTGAGAGGGGAAGGTGAAAGGAGAATTTGTGCTTGTATTCTAG
- a CDS encoding type IV secretion system DNA-binding domain-containing protein, translating into MSRHHLTSVHIIPFHSTKTTREDFVQFLDIIANSLHHTVHIGIVLEKRHISYILTGDEDSLEYLSNEIYTRFYGYEIVPMWSQVFATGKTVHVSHIGLENNGFYPFHITEEEDNMTAMFRLFDQVPPEDSVYLDFGLRPRHTTERGFFLGAHIRFFWLRVKKAFQFYRYLWNPKIEKDWKHKGAEYFEHKMHHEVFEVGITLFEQSQSRKYIFSKLLVKSFDRYKNFPYNQFVFRSSDTQKITKFHDVIKLAHPHIIMTPPEVGSLFQFPVNPKEEPKLLRVNSKRLPAPNDVPIPNAHQKEITPIGISDYRGVRNGVGILPLDRVRHLYVIGKTGVGKSKFLSSLMHEDIDRGNGFAVIDPHGDLIDEILAVIPPERYKDVVLFDPTDTEFPFAFNPLSLRPSESKQIGAKGFIDIFKKFFGANWNPKLEHVLRMIVLALYDLPGATVFDIVRALTDKDFRYKMIEVVQDDVVRNFWSNEFAGWSQQFNSEAIMPILNKVGQILSIDAIRNIFSGAENKIDFRDIMDKKKIFLVNLPKGKLQEEIMGFLGAMIVTKLYQAAMTRADTPPKDRTPFYLYIDEFQNFATDTFSEILSEARKYGLSLHLAHQFLNQIPSSLQNAVFGNVGTFVSFRVSMDDTPKIAGYLAPQVTDYDLGNLPAREAYIKLLINGIPADTFSIRTFDVRDEDAKNNGIAKIREISRKAYNRTKLETVKEIKESQSEIVKKLEDFGEPIL; encoded by the coding sequence ATGTCACGACATCATCTCACTTCCGTACATATCATTCCATTCCACTCGACCAAGACAACTCGTGAGGATTTTGTGCAGTTTCTGGATATCATCGCGAATTCTCTACATCATACGGTACATATCGGAATCGTGCTCGAAAAACGTCATATTTCCTATATCTTGACGGGCGATGAGGATTCACTCGAATACCTCTCGAATGAGATATATACGCGGTTCTATGGGTATGAGATTGTTCCGATGTGGAGTCAGGTTTTCGCGACTGGAAAGACCGTTCATGTGAGTCATATCGGACTCGAGAACAATGGATTCTATCCGTTCCATATCACAGAAGAAGAGGATAATATGACAGCGATGTTCCGTCTTTTTGACCAGGTTCCTCCAGAAGATAGCGTGTATCTCGATTTTGGGCTTCGACCTCGACATACGACCGAACGTGGGTTTTTTCTTGGAGCGCATATTCGGTTTTTCTGGCTTCGCGTGAAGAAAGCATTCCAGTTCTATCGCTATCTCTGGAATCCGAAAATCGAGAAAGATTGGAAACATAAATGAGCCGAATATTTCGAACACAAGATGCATCATGAAGTTTTCGAAGTGGGAATTACGCTTTTCGAACAAAGCCAGAGTCGAAAATATATTTTCTCGAAATTGCTTGTGAAGTCATTCGACCGATATAAGAATTTCCCATACAACCAGTTCGTATTCCGTTCATCAGATACACAGAAAATCACCAAGTTCCATGATGTGATCAAGCTGGCACATCCACATATTATCATGACCCCTCCAGAAGTAGGTTCGCTCTTCCAGTTTCCAGTAAATCCGAAAGAAGAACCGAAGCTTCTCCGTGTGAACTCCAAGCGACTTCCAGCTCCGAATGATGTACCGATTCCGAATGCTCACCAAAAAGAAATTACTCCAATTGGAATCTCAGATTATCGTGGCGTTCGCAATGGTGTGGGGATTCTCCCGCTTGACCGAGTCCGTCATCTCTATGTGATCGGAAAAACAGGAGTAGGGAAGTCGAAATTCCTCTCTTCACTCATGCATGAAGATATCGACCGTGGCAATGGTTTTGCGGTGATTGACCCTCATGGAGATCTCATCGATGAGATTCTTGCTGTGATTCCTCCTGAACGGTACAAGGATGTTGTGCTGTTTGATCCGACCGATACGGAGTTTCCTTTTGCCTTCAATCCGCTTTCTCTTCGTCCTAGTGAATCCAAACAAATCGGTGCTAAGGGATTTATCGATATCTTCAAGAAATTCTTCGGAGCGAATTGGAATCCGAAACTCGAACACGTGCTCCGTATGATTGTGCTGGCGCTCTATGATCTTCCCGGTGCAACCGTTTTTGATATTGTTCGAGCCCTGACAGATAAGGATTTTCGTTACAAAATGATTGAGGTGGTTCAGGATGATGTGGTGCGGAACTTCTGGTCGAATGAATTCGCTGGATGGAGCCAGCAGTTCAATAGTGAAGCTATCATGCCGATTCTCAACAAGGTCGGACAGATTCTTTCGATTGATGCGATTCGCAATATTTTCTCTGGTGCTGAGAACAAGATCGATTTCCGTGATATTATGGACAAGAAGAAGATATTTCTCGTGAACCTTCCGAAGGGAAAACTCCAAGAAGAAATCATGGGATTCCTTGGTGCTATGATCGTGACAAAGCTCTATCAGGCTGCTATGACTCGTGCAGATACTCCGCCAAAAGATCGCACGCCGTTCTATCTCTATATCGATGAATTCCAGAATTTTGCGACCGACACGTTCTCTGAGATTCTCTCTGAAGCGCGTAAATATGGACTTTCTCTCCATCTGGCACATCAATTCCTGAACCAGATTCCATCTTCACTCCAGAATGCAGTATTCGGAAATGTGGGAACATTTGTCAGTTTCCGCGTGTCGATGGATGATACACCGAAGATTGCAGGCTATCTCGCGCCACAAGTGACGGACTATGACCTCGGGAATCTCCCAGCTCGAGAGGCGTATATCAAGCTCCTGATCAACGGTATTCCTGCAGATACTTTCTCTATTCGTACCTTCGATGTTCGTGATGAGGATGCGAAAAATAATGGTATAGCAAAAATTCGCGAAATATCGAGAAAAGCATATAATCGTACAAAACTCGAAACGGTGAAAGAAATCAAAGAATCACAGTCAGAAATCGTCAAAAAACTGGAAGATTTTGGCGAGCCGATACTCTAA
- a CDS encoding AbrB/MazE/SpoVT family DNA-binding domain-containing protein, with product MTYILKLFNTGQITLPKKWRTQAKTKNFMATERDGGLFIEPIYEKTSDVTYYENPEGFGIYSDSGMNPEDIIARIKSLQNG from the coding sequence ATGACCTACATACTCAAACTCTTCAATACCTGACAAATAACTCTTCCGAAAAAATGGAGAACTCAAGCAAAAACAAAGAATTTTATGGCAACAGAACGTGATGGTGGACTTTTTATCGAGCCAATTTATGAGAAAACGAGTGATGTCACCTACTATGAGAATCCAGAATGATTCGGTATTTATTCCGATTCTGGCATGAATCCAGAGGATATTATCGCACGAATTAAGTCACTCCAAAATGGATAA